In Zingiber officinale cultivar Zhangliang chromosome 11B, Zo_v1.1, whole genome shotgun sequence, a single window of DNA contains:
- the LOC122033344 gene encoding homeobox-leucine zipper protein ROC8-like isoform X1, whose amino-acid sequence MDSGDDPDVPDSRGRKKRYHRHTPRQIQDLESMFKVCPHPDEKQRMQLSRDLGLEPRQIKFWFQNRRTQMKAQQDRSGNCWLRAENDKIRCENIAMRAALKNVICPSCGSSSCTEDSYFDEQKLRMDNSRLKEELDRVSGLASRYFGRPITQLPPVQSVSISSLDLSVGSYNDPGISTSLDLDLLLRNSSSFPHTYRASITELEKPLMMDMASNAMEEVVRLVQADEPLWVKSGSDGREILQLETYERMFKRSGHQLNFPDVRIEASRDSAVVVMNASTLINIFMDASKWAELFPTIVSKARTLEVLASGMAQSRSGSLALIYEELQVLSPVVPTREFFFLRCCQQIQRGVWVIADVSVDYPRANELTPSSQSKRLPSGCLIEEMADGYSKVTWVEHVEIEESNQIPVLFKDLMDSGWAFGAQRWLTALQRMCDRLSCLAIAGVPARELGAVAPSPDGKRSMMKLAQRMVNNFCANISASNDHKWIALPGLNDAGVRVILHKSTDAGQPSGVLLSAATTIWFPISPESVFVFFKDERTRAQWDVLSNGNTVQEVTHIMTGSHPGNCISLLRGFNSGQNTMLILQECCTDALGSVVVYSPIDVPAINVVMSGEDPSSISLLPSGFTILPDGRSAGGQGASCSSNPRGGSSGSLVTVAFQILMSSLPSAKLNMESVMTVNNLIGTTVQQIKAALNCPDI is encoded by the exons ATGGACTCCGGCGACGACCCCGATGTTCCTGACTCACGCGGGAGGAAAAAGCGGTACCATCGGCACACCCCGCGGCAGATTCAAGATCTCGAATC GATGTTCAAGGTGTGTCCGCATCCGGACGAGAAGCAACGGATGCAGCTGAGCCGAGACCTTGGGCTAGAGCCGCGTCAGATCAAGTTCTGGTTCCAGAACCGGAGGACGCAGATGAAG GCACAACAAGATAGATCGGGAAACTGCTGGCTGCGAGCAGAGAACGACAAGATCCGGTGTGAAAACATCGCCATGAGGGCAGCTCTTAAGAACGTCATCTGCCCTTCCTGCGGCAGCTCCTCCTGCACCGAGGACTCTTACTTTGACGAGCAGAAGCTGCGGATGGATAATTCGAGGTTGAAGGAAGAG CTCGATCGTGTCTCTGGTCTTGCGTCGAGGTACTTTGGAAGGCCTATCACGCAGCTTCCCCCAGTTCAGTCAGTATCCATCTCATCGTTGGACTTATCTGTTGGCAGTTACAACGATCCGGGGATAAGTACTTCCCTtgatcttgatcttctattgcgGAACTCTTCTTCTTTTCCGCACACGTATCGCGCGAGCATTACTGAGCTTGAGAAACCTCTGATGATGGATATGGCAAGTAACGCGATGGAGGAAGTTGTGAGGCTTGTGCAGGCCGATGAGCCGTTGTGGGTGAAGTCGGGAAGTGATGGAAGGGAAATACTTCAGCTTGAAACATATGAGAGGATGTTTAAACGATCAGGCCATCAGCTCAATTTTCCGGATGTTCGAATTGAGGCATCAAGGGATTCAGCAGTGGTTGTTATGAATGCATCAACGTTGATCAATATCTTCATGGACGCC AGTAAGTGGGCAGAGCTATTTCCCACAATTGTTTCGAAAGCAAGGACCCTTGAAGTCCTCGCATCTGGAATGGCTCAGAGCAGAAGTGGATCCTTGGCATTG ATTTACGAGGAGCTACAAGTTCTTTCGCCTGTTGTCCCTACTCGCGAATTCTTCTTTTTAAGGTGTTGCCAACAGATTCAACGAGGTGTATGGGTGATTGCTGATGTTTCAGTGGATTATCCTAGGGCGAATGAGCTCACGCCTTCTTCTCAATCAAAGAGACTTCCTTCGGGCTGTTTGATCGAGGAAATGGCAGATGGCTATTCTAAG GTAACTTGGGTTGAACATGTGGAGATTGAAGAAAGCAATCAAATTCCTGTGCTCTTCAAGGATCTAATGGACAGTGGATGGGCATTTGGAGCACAACGCTGGCTCACCGCCCTCCAGAGAATGTGCGATAGACTTTCTTGTCTAGCGATTGCGGGAGTTCCAGCCAGAGAACTCGGAG CAGTGGCTCCCTCGCCTGATGGTAAGAGAAGCATGATGAAGCTCGCGCAGAGGATGGTGAACAATTTCTGTGCCAATATCAGTGCATCGAATGATCACAAGTGGATCGCACTCCCAGGGTTGAATGATGCCGGAGTCAGGGTTATACTCCACAAAAGCACAGATGCCGGCCAGCCCAGTGGCGTCCTGCTTAGTGCAGCAACCACAATATGGTTCCCTATATCACCTGAGAGCGTCTTcgttttcttcaaggatgaacgGACGCGAGCTCAG TGGGATGTTCTATCAAATGGGAACACTGTCCAAGAAGTAACCCATATAATGACCGGTTCACATCCAGGGAACTGCATTTCTCTTCTTCGC GGATTCAATTCTGGTCAGAACACCATGTTGATACTTCAAGAGTGCTGCACCGATGCATTAGGCTCTGTTGTGGTCTATTCCCCAATTGACGTACCGGCAATCAACGTAGTGATGAGCGGCGAAGACCCATCCTCAATCTCTCTTTTGCCTTCGGGCTTCACCATACTGCCAGATGGGAGATCGGCAGGGGGACAAGGGGCCTCGTGCAGCTCGAATCCACGGGGAGGTTCATCTGGCTCACTGGTCACCGTAGCATTTCAAATACTCATGAGCAGCTTGCCATCGGCGAAGCTAAACATGGAGTCAGTAATGACAGTTAATAACTTGATCGGCACCACAGTTCAGCAAATAAAGGCAGCCTTGAACTGTCCTGATATCTGA
- the LOC122033344 gene encoding homeobox-leucine zipper protein ROC8-like isoform X2 yields MDSGDDPDVPDSRGRKKRYHRHTPRQIQDLESMFKVCPHPDEKQRMQLSRDLGLEPRQIKFWFQNRRTQMKAQQDRSGNCWLRAENDKIRCENIAMRAALKNVICPSCGSSSCTEDSYFDEQKLRMDNSRLKEELDRVSGLASRYFGRPITQLPPVQSVSISSLDLSVGSYNDPGISTSLDLDLLLRNSSSFPHTYRASITELEKPLMMDMASNAMEEVVRLVQADEPLWVKSGSDGREILQLETYERMFKRSGHQLNFPDVRIEASRDSAVVVMNASTLINIFMDASKWAELFPTIVSKARTLEVLASGMAQSRSGSLALIYEELQVLSPVVPTREFFFLRCCQQIQRGVWVIADVSVDYPRANELTPSSQSKRLPSGCLIEEMADGYSKVTWVEHVEIEESNQIPVLFKDLMDSGWAFGAQRWLTALQRMCDRLSCLAIAGVPARELGVAPSPDGKRSMMKLAQRMVNNFCANISASNDHKWIALPGLNDAGVRVILHKSTDAGQPSGVLLSAATTIWFPISPESVFVFFKDERTRAQWDVLSNGNTVQEVTHIMTGSHPGNCISLLRGFNSGQNTMLILQECCTDALGSVVVYSPIDVPAINVVMSGEDPSSISLLPSGFTILPDGRSAGGQGASCSSNPRGGSSGSLVTVAFQILMSSLPSAKLNMESVMTVNNLIGTTVQQIKAALNCPDI; encoded by the exons ATGGACTCCGGCGACGACCCCGATGTTCCTGACTCACGCGGGAGGAAAAAGCGGTACCATCGGCACACCCCGCGGCAGATTCAAGATCTCGAATC GATGTTCAAGGTGTGTCCGCATCCGGACGAGAAGCAACGGATGCAGCTGAGCCGAGACCTTGGGCTAGAGCCGCGTCAGATCAAGTTCTGGTTCCAGAACCGGAGGACGCAGATGAAG GCACAACAAGATAGATCGGGAAACTGCTGGCTGCGAGCAGAGAACGACAAGATCCGGTGTGAAAACATCGCCATGAGGGCAGCTCTTAAGAACGTCATCTGCCCTTCCTGCGGCAGCTCCTCCTGCACCGAGGACTCTTACTTTGACGAGCAGAAGCTGCGGATGGATAATTCGAGGTTGAAGGAAGAG CTCGATCGTGTCTCTGGTCTTGCGTCGAGGTACTTTGGAAGGCCTATCACGCAGCTTCCCCCAGTTCAGTCAGTATCCATCTCATCGTTGGACTTATCTGTTGGCAGTTACAACGATCCGGGGATAAGTACTTCCCTtgatcttgatcttctattgcgGAACTCTTCTTCTTTTCCGCACACGTATCGCGCGAGCATTACTGAGCTTGAGAAACCTCTGATGATGGATATGGCAAGTAACGCGATGGAGGAAGTTGTGAGGCTTGTGCAGGCCGATGAGCCGTTGTGGGTGAAGTCGGGAAGTGATGGAAGGGAAATACTTCAGCTTGAAACATATGAGAGGATGTTTAAACGATCAGGCCATCAGCTCAATTTTCCGGATGTTCGAATTGAGGCATCAAGGGATTCAGCAGTGGTTGTTATGAATGCATCAACGTTGATCAATATCTTCATGGACGCC AGTAAGTGGGCAGAGCTATTTCCCACAATTGTTTCGAAAGCAAGGACCCTTGAAGTCCTCGCATCTGGAATGGCTCAGAGCAGAAGTGGATCCTTGGCATTG ATTTACGAGGAGCTACAAGTTCTTTCGCCTGTTGTCCCTACTCGCGAATTCTTCTTTTTAAGGTGTTGCCAACAGATTCAACGAGGTGTATGGGTGATTGCTGATGTTTCAGTGGATTATCCTAGGGCGAATGAGCTCACGCCTTCTTCTCAATCAAAGAGACTTCCTTCGGGCTGTTTGATCGAGGAAATGGCAGATGGCTATTCTAAG GTAACTTGGGTTGAACATGTGGAGATTGAAGAAAGCAATCAAATTCCTGTGCTCTTCAAGGATCTAATGGACAGTGGATGGGCATTTGGAGCACAACGCTGGCTCACCGCCCTCCAGAGAATGTGCGATAGACTTTCTTGTCTAGCGATTGCGGGAGTTCCAGCCAGAGAACTCGGAG TGGCTCCCTCGCCTGATGGTAAGAGAAGCATGATGAAGCTCGCGCAGAGGATGGTGAACAATTTCTGTGCCAATATCAGTGCATCGAATGATCACAAGTGGATCGCACTCCCAGGGTTGAATGATGCCGGAGTCAGGGTTATACTCCACAAAAGCACAGATGCCGGCCAGCCCAGTGGCGTCCTGCTTAGTGCAGCAACCACAATATGGTTCCCTATATCACCTGAGAGCGTCTTcgttttcttcaaggatgaacgGACGCGAGCTCAG TGGGATGTTCTATCAAATGGGAACACTGTCCAAGAAGTAACCCATATAATGACCGGTTCACATCCAGGGAACTGCATTTCTCTTCTTCGC GGATTCAATTCTGGTCAGAACACCATGTTGATACTTCAAGAGTGCTGCACCGATGCATTAGGCTCTGTTGTGGTCTATTCCCCAATTGACGTACCGGCAATCAACGTAGTGATGAGCGGCGAAGACCCATCCTCAATCTCTCTTTTGCCTTCGGGCTTCACCATACTGCCAGATGGGAGATCGGCAGGGGGACAAGGGGCCTCGTGCAGCTCGAATCCACGGGGAGGTTCATCTGGCTCACTGGTCACCGTAGCATTTCAAATACTCATGAGCAGCTTGCCATCGGCGAAGCTAAACATGGAGTCAGTAATGACAGTTAATAACTTGATCGGCACCACAGTTCAGCAAATAAAGGCAGCCTTGAACTGTCCTGATATCTGA